In Nocardia sp. NBC_00403, the DNA window AATGCCGCCCACTCGATCGGCCCGATCGATGACCACGATGTCGGCTCGCGGCCCGAGCAGTGTCCGCAATCGATACGCGGCAACCAATCCCGTGATTCCGCCGCCGACAACCGCGATTCTCATACCTTCGACCGTAACCTGCCCGCTATCGGCCGCTGGTGTCGCCACCGACAATCAGGTCTGCCTGCTCCCGGGTGCGATCGGCCGCGAAGTGCGCGTCCTCGGTCGCCATCCACTGCTGCCACAGCGGCAGCGTATGGGCACCGTCCCGCTCGAGCCCACGGGCCAACCGCACGTCGGGTGGTGTCTCGACCCACACCGCCAACGACAGCCGATCACGCACAGCGGCACGCGCGGAGGACACGCCTTCCAACACGATCACGCCACCTGGCGTGACCTCGCGCCACTCGGCCAAGACCCGATCAACCCAGTCGTAGCGCTGATACCGCCCCGGCCTGCCGCACGCGATCGGTTCGAGCACCTGCTCTTCCAACCGCGGCCACCAGGCGAGCTGGTTGTTCTCGGCCGCGAAATCATCGGTGTGCACCACCTGCGCGCCACACTCCGCGGCCAAAGACGCTGCGAGCGTGGATTTCCCGGCGCCACCGCCCCCGTCCACCGCCACCAGACGCGTCGACCCGAGCCGCGGCTGATGCGCGAATATCCGCGCGACAATCTCCTGCACCGACACATCCACGACGGATTGAACCCTCCGCTGATCAGCCCTGTTCCCGATATCTGCGGACGAGACCACCGGCCGGTGCGAATCGGCCGAGCAGCGATCACGCAAAGGGCAAGCTCAGAGCTCGTGGACCAGCTCGACCAAGGCCGTCAGCACGCCGGGATCGGTGTCGGGCAGTACGCCATGGCCGAGGTTGAAGATGTGTCCTGCCGCGCCCATGGTGATCGCCTCGTCGGCTTCGCGGGCGATCCGGCGCGTCTCGGCCTCGACGGCTGCCGGACCGGCGAACAGGACCGCGGGATCCAGGTTGCCCTGCAACGCTTTTCCCGGTCCGACGCGACGCACCGCTTCGGTCAGCGGTACCCGCCAGTCGACACCGACGACGTCCG includes these proteins:
- a CDS encoding uridine kinase family protein; this translates as MQEIVARIFAHQPRLGSTRLVAVDGGGGAGKSTLAASLAAECGAQVVHTDDFAAENNQLAWWPRLEEQVLEPIACGRPGRYQRYDWVDRVLAEWREVTPGGVIVLEGVSSARAAVRDRLSLAVWVETPPDVRLARGLERDGAHTLPLWQQWMATEDAHFAADRTREQADLIVGGDTSGR